The Polyangium aurulentum genomic interval GCGGCGTGACGGCCGAGCTTTCGCGCCCGCTCGGGCCAGGTCGGCGCGATGGGCCCGAAGACGGCGGCGGGGATCGGGGTCTTCAGATCGCTCAAGCGGAAGTTGCGCGGCTGGAGGTTCGGGATGCGAACCATGCCGCGCGCGTCGGGGCGCGCGCCCGGCGCGATGCCCACGGGATTCACCGTCCCCGGGCCACCCCCGGCGCGCTCGTGGAGCAGGGGCATTTCCGTGAACTTCTGGCCCTCGTAGAGCTTGCCGTCCGCGGCCACGGCGCGGTCGCAATGGACCTCGATCGACTTGTCCACGCTGCCCACCACGAGCCGCGCGATGAGGGACCGGACCGGCTCGTTGCGCGGCGCGAACGCCTTGCCCACGAGCAGGACGTCGGCGCGACGCTTGAGCGGGACGAGATCGCTCGGCGCATAGAGGCTGCGCGCGGGATCGTCGTTCCAGTATTTGTCATTCTCGCTCGGGGGCACCTGCTCGGCCGTGAGGGGCGACTCGCCGGGGAGCAAGCTGAAGGTGGCCTTGCAGATGACGGTCTGCGCCCAGGCGCCGTTCGAGCGGCGCCAGACGAGCGAGGCGGTGGAGAGCAAGCCGAGGGAGACGACGTCCATGCGTGTGCCGTTTCAAACCGCGAGTTTCAAAAGGGCTCGTTTGAGTTCGGCGCGCAGCTTCGCCGCCTTCTTGGAGTCGCTCATCGCGCTCGCCCGCGCGAGCACGCGCTCGGCGTACTTTCGGGTCAAGAACGACGGCAGATACCGCCCCGCGATCCCCTTCGGCGCCACGAGGCCGCCCGCGCGGACGACCGATCGCGCCCCGGGCTTCTCGCCGGGATGCTCGACGACCCACGCCGCCCACTCCGAATACGTCTTGATGTACCGGCTCGAGACGATGAGATAGGGGATGTCCTTCTTGTTGACGGCGGCATTGTAGATCCGCATGAAGCGCCGGTAGCGCGCCGCCTTGGGATCGGGGCGATATCGCCCGCTGGGGTCCTTCTTGAACTTGAAATAGTGGTGGTGGAGGAGCGTCGAGTGATACATCGACTTGCCGTGCAGGCGCTCCGACTCTCCGCCCCAGCGGATGAACGAGCGCAGCTCCGGGGCCGCCGATGCCTTCAGCCTGGGCCGGCCGAAGCCGAGGACGCCGAAGCGGTCGCGCTTCTTGAGGTAGACGCCGTCTCCGTTGCTCTGGCTGCCGGCGTTCGAGGGGCTCGTGTTGCCCTCGATGGTGGTCAGCCAGTGGCCGTCGTCGTCCACGACGATGCCGGTATGGTCGTAATTGCCGTTCCTGTCCCAGTCGAAGATGATGACGTCCCCCGGCTTGGCGCGGGTGTTCGGACCATGCCACGTCCCCCAGGCGCCGCTGCGGAAGTTCCTGGCGGCGTCATTGCAGTGGGCATACCGAATCTGGGGGATGCCGGCCTTGGCGAAGACCCAGGAGACGAACTCCGCGCACCAGAAGACGCCGTTCATCTGGTACCAGGCGCCGTACTTGTTCATGTTCGAGCCGGGCGGGTGCTCGGTCGTCCCGATCTCCTTGCGCGCGATGGCGAGGATCTTCTCGGCCGTCGGTCCCTTGGGCTTTTCCTTCTTCTTCTTGCCGGGCGAGACGCGCAATGCGACGCGCTTGCCGGGATACTGCTTCTTGAAGGGCCCGGGGCGCGCGTGAAAGACCTTGCCCTCGAGCAAGAAGGGCAGCCGGAGCGTGCCGTCGCCGGGGTGCGCGTCGATCGTGCACTCGAAGACCTCGACGTGCTGGCGCGTGTGGACCTTCGTGTCGGTCCAGACGCAAATGAGCAGGTCGTTGTAGGTCGGATCGGCGCGCTTTTCGCGGGTGAACGTGACCTCGTCGAGGTCGCCTTTCGCCGCGTCCTTTTCGACCTCGTCGACGGTCGCGGCCGGGTCGACCCCGCGCAGGCTCGCCTCGCGCACGCCGAGGAGCGCGAGCCTCCCGGGCCTCGTCGGCAGCTTGTGACCGAATGCCTTGAAGATGAGCTCGACCCAGTTGTGGACGGTCGTGAGGCGCACCTCGGCCGTGCCGTTCGGGTCGGGGAGGGGGACGCTCGCGCCCGCATTCGGCGTCACGGGCGGCACCGGCGCCTCGACGTAGGGCGTTCCGCCGGTGCCATTCGCCGAGCCCGAGCCCGCGCCCGAGAGGGTCTTCAGCATTGCGGGAGAGGCGGCCTTCAGGCTCGCGCCCGTGTCCCACGCGCCCACCTGGAGCGCCTTCTGCACGCTCACCTTCGCGTCGCTGCAAAGGCCGCCCACGGACGTCACGCCGTCGATCTCCTTGGCCGGGTGCGCCTCGTGCGGGCAGAACGCCTTCACGGTTGCGCCTCGAATGGGGCGCCCGAGAGCGTCCTTCACGTCGACGGTGACCGCCTTGTCATGCGGGCGCTTTCTGCGCGCGCCCGCGCCCGGCTTCATATCGCCGAAGAGCACGTCGGGGCTGCCCTCGACGAGCTTGCCCTTGCCGCCCACATGCAGCGTCTCGTCCCCGGAGCGGAATGCGGGCTCGCCGTTGATGAAGACCCCGGTGCTCCCGCGGCTCGGCCTCCACGTGATCGCGTCGCCGCCCTCCTTGGCTGGGCCCGCGACCCGCAATGCCGCGCGCCCATTGATGAGCACGTCGGGCGACGCCCCGCCCTCCACCGCGTGCCCGCTGCTGTCGCCCGGGCTCTTCGCCATGTCGCCGACACGTCCCGCCTGAGGCATCGTCATCTCTCCAGGGTCAAGGATTCCGAGAGGGCACGCGCGCCGAGCCCACGCTCATTCGTCCCCCGCGCCGTCGCCATCCTCGTCGTCGTCGTCGTCGTCGCGCAGCTCGCCGAGGCAAAATTCGAGGCCATTGCGCGTCTCCGGCAGCCCCTCCGCGTAGATCCCGGCAATCTCGCGCAGGACCGCCTCCCGGTCCTCGTCGTCCCACGCCTGCGGATAGTCTCGCTCGAGGCTCCCGGTCGCGCTGGGCTCGGCGTCCTCCCTGCGCCAGACGCCGTATTCGACGAGATCGCGATCCTCGTCGGGCCGCAGCGCGATCTTGCAGATGACGTCGTCGGTCTCCTCGTCCGAGAACCGATATAGCTCCCACAGGCCGAGGTTCGACAGCCGCTCCACGACGACCGCGCCCCCCTCGCCGCCTTTTTGCTCCGCTCGCATGGCTCCCCCGGCTACCTGGATTGCCTGTCGTAGAACGCGAATCCCTTCTTCATCATCTCGAGCTCGCGCGGCTCGACCCCGTAGGGCGCCACCCCGCCAAAGAGCCCATTGCCCGGATCGCCGGCCTCGGGATGCAGCGCCCCGCGCTCCTTCTTGCGCAAGCCCGCCTGCCGCAAGATCACGCCCTCCGGCAGCCCCGCCGCCTTGCCGACCGCGCCGAGGTGGAAGCTCGCGAAATCCCGGTGCTCTTCACCGTGCTCGGCGAAATCCCATTCGCCGCTCTTCAGCTTCGTCCGGAACCAGTCCGGCGCGTCGGGATCGAACCACGCGCGCCTCTCGGCGTCCTCGATCTGCGCGGCCAGATCCACGCCCTCGGGCACCCCGACGGGCAGCGCCTCGTCCTCCTCGCGCGAGGGCCGCCGCTCCGTCGGGTTGATCTGCACGATCGGCCCGCCCTGGATCACCACGTCGCCGTCCTCGGCTTGCACGACCAGCGTCGCGCCGCTCTTCAGCGTCATGTTGATCTGCGAATTGACGGTCACGTGCGCGCCGGCAGCGAGCGCGATGTTGGCGCCCGCGTTCAGCAGAATGCCCGCCGCCGCCTCGAGCGTGATGTTTGGGCCCTCGAGCGTGATCGTCGCCTCGCCGGTCGACAGCGAGATGCGCCGGTCGACCATGTCCAATCCAGTGACCCCGTTCGCCGCCCCCGCGCTCGAAGCCACCGTCACCGAATGCCGCGCGCCGACCACGGCCGCGTCCACCCCGCCGATCGTCGTCGCCCGATTGCCGCCGATGGCGACCGTCTCGTTCACCCCGACGCTCTTGCCGCGGCTGCCCCCGATGCGGACCGACTCATCCGCCTTCACGAGCTTCTCGAGGTTCCTCTCCGCCTGCAAATAGACCAGCTCCGCGCCGTCCGCGTCCTCGAACGTGATCTCGTTGGACCCGCCCGCCGAGGGCGACGACGAGCTTTTCCAGGTGCTCTTCGTCTTGTTCTCCGGCAATTTGTACGGCAGCGGCGACGCCCCATTGTGGACGCGCCCCACGACGATCGGCTGATCCGGATCGCCGCCGAAGAACCCGACCAGCACCTCGTGGCCGATGCGAGGAATCGCGACCATCCCGTATCCGCCGCCCGCCCAGCCCTGGCCCACCCGCAGCCAGCACGAGCTGCCCTGATCGAATTGGCCCTGGCGGTCCCAGTGAAACTGCACCTGCACCCGCCCGAATTCGTCGGTGTGGATCTCCTGCCCCCGCGGCCCCACCACGACCGCGCTCTCCACCCCGTGCGCCCGCGGCTTCGGCGTCGCCCTGCGCGGGTAATAAGGCTGCGCGCCGAACACCGCCGCGCCCTTCGCCTTCCATTCGCCGTCGGGCGAGCCCTCGATCGCCAGCTCGGTCACGAGGAGCTTGTTCTCCGCGGAGAGGTCCGCGCGCGGGTGGTGGCCAATCGCGAACACCGTCCCCGGCGCGAGATCGAGCGTGTTCGTATGAAAGTGGACCTGCCTGCGCGTCGCCCGCTCGGCCGCGAGCTGTCGCTCCGCGCGCGTCCTGCCTTCCTTTTCGTCGGCGCGCGCCACCGCCGCGGCGTCCGCGACCGGGGTATTGCTGCCTTTATGCCCCTCGGTCACGAACGAGCCCATCTCGTACGTGTACTGCTCGAGCCGCGCCTCGGCCGCGTCCTGCGCCGCCGCGGTCCCCACGAGCTTGTAATCGGGGTTCTTGCGGAAATCGTGATCGCGAATCGCCACCTTGCCCGGCCGCACCTCCTGCGCGACCCGCACGCGCGTCACGTAGGCGCCGTCGGTCCTGTCGTTCGGGTGATCGACGAACCGGACCGGACCGCTCGCGCGCGGCTCGTTATGATGCGGGGCGTCGAGGAGCAGCAGCGTCGAAGGCTTCCCGTCCTCGTCGGCGAAGGTGTACGTGATGCCCGCGTCCTCGAGGGTGCGGCTCAGGAACGCGAAATCGCTCTCGCCGTACTGCACGCGGTACTCGAGCCTCGGGTGCCCGGCGCGCCCGAGCTTCCACTTCGCCTCGATCCCCCATTCGGCGAGGAGCGCGGTCGCGATCTCCGGCGCGCTCATGTGCTGGAAGACGCGGTAGCTCGTGCTTTGCGTGAGCAGCCAGAGCGCGGGGACGATGCGCAGCCGATAGGTCGACACGCCCGTCTCCTCCGCCTCCTCCTGCTCGAGGTGGTTGCAGATGCCCGCATAGACGCGCACGCCGCGCGCGCCCCCGGCGATCCGCAAGGAGGCAGGCTTTCCGACGATGGCGTCGAGATCGAGGTCCTCGTTCGGCGAGCGGGCGCGGACCGATATCTCGAAGAGCGAGGACAGCGCTTCGCGCGCGGCGAAGCTGTGCACGGCAAGAGAGTCTTCCCCCGACGCGAAAGCGAGCTCGACGAGACGCATCATCCCCTCCCACCTGCCCGCGTACACCGGGCACAGTGCACTCTTCGTGGGTAGGACAGGCGAAGTCGGGGATCAACAGCAAACTTTTGACGCCACGTGCCATGCGCGGCGCGTTCGGCGCGGGATCAGAATCGGCGCCCGGGGGCCTCGGGGTCGGACGTGACCATGTGATCCTGGTGCGTACGCTCCGATTGCGTGGAGGCTTCTGGCAGCGTATTCGCGGGGGAGCTCGCGTCGCCGGGCCCGCTCGCGAGGAGCACGCCCGCGCCGATGAGGGACGCCACCACCACCACGACCGCGATGATTTCGAGGGTCTTCTGCATTCTCTTTCACCGCGATATCGCCTGCGACACCGCGGCCCTCCTCGTCGAGACGGGGGAATGAACCCTGGGCCGCGGCGCGCGCACCGAGCCATTGCAGCGAGGGGTAATGACCCGCCGCGCTCGGACGCGCAGGCGCCATTGCCAGGGGCGGCTAGATTGCTCGCCGAGGGCTTTGTCGTCCAGGAAGAAGGAGGGGGCGATCGGACAGGGAATGTCCGCTGTCAGGAGGGCGGCGAGGGCAGGGGAGCTAGCGCCCGACGCCCCAGATCTCGCCCGTCGCCCACGTCGCGTCGAGCAGGGCGAGCGTCGCGTGCACGACCTCCGCCGGCGTCCCGAACCGCCCGAGCGGCGAGCGCGCGGCGAGCCGGTGCATGCGGAGCGGATCCTCGTCCGCCTCCGGATCCGCCACCACGC includes:
- a CDS encoding CHAP domain-containing protein, giving the protein MPQAGRVGDMAKSPGDSSGHAVEGGASPDVLINGRAALRVAGPAKEGGDAITWRPSRGSTGVFINGEPAFRSGDETLHVGGKGKLVEGSPDVLFGDMKPGAGARRKRPHDKAVTVDVKDALGRPIRGATVKAFCPHEAHPAKEIDGVTSVGGLCSDAKVSVQKALQVGAWDTGASLKAASPAMLKTLSGAGSGSANGTGGTPYVEAPVPPVTPNAGASVPLPDPNGTAEVRLTTVHNWVELIFKAFGHKLPTRPGRLALLGVREASLRGVDPAATVDEVEKDAAKGDLDEVTFTREKRADPTYNDLLICVWTDTKVHTRQHVEVFECTIDAHPGDGTLRLPFLLEGKVFHARPGPFKKQYPGKRVALRVSPGKKKKEKPKGPTAEKILAIARKEIGTTEHPPGSNMNKYGAWYQMNGVFWCAEFVSWVFAKAGIPQIRYAHCNDAARNFRSGAWGTWHGPNTRAKPGDVIIFDWDRNGNYDHTGIVVDDDGHWLTTIEGNTSPSNAGSQSNGDGVYLKKRDRFGVLGFGRPRLKASAAPELRSFIRWGGESERLHGKSMYHSTLLHHHYFKFKKDPSGRYRPDPKAARYRRFMRIYNAAVNKKDIPYLIVSSRYIKTYSEWAAWVVEHPGEKPGARSVVRAGGLVAPKGIAGRYLPSFLTRKYAERVLARASAMSDSKKAAKLRAELKRALLKLAV
- a CDS encoding type VI secretion system Vgr family protein → MMRLVELAFASGEDSLAVHSFAAREALSSLFEISVRARSPNEDLDLDAIVGKPASLRIAGGARGVRVYAGICNHLEQEEAEETGVSTYRLRIVPALWLLTQSTSYRVFQHMSAPEIATALLAEWGIEAKWKLGRAGHPRLEYRVQYGESDFAFLSRTLEDAGITYTFADEDGKPSTLLLLDAPHHNEPRASGPVRFVDHPNDRTDGAYVTRVRVAQEVRPGKVAIRDHDFRKNPDYKLVGTAAAQDAAEARLEQYTYEMGSFVTEGHKGSNTPVADAAAVARADEKEGRTRAERQLAAERATRRQVHFHTNTLDLAPGTVFAIGHHPRADLSAENKLLVTELAIEGSPDGEWKAKGAAVFGAQPYYPRRATPKPRAHGVESAVVVGPRGQEIHTDEFGRVQVQFHWDRQGQFDQGSSCWLRVGQGWAGGGYGMVAIPRIGHEVLVGFFGGDPDQPIVVGRVHNGASPLPYKLPENKTKSTWKSSSSPSAGGSNEITFEDADGAELVYLQAERNLEKLVKADESVRIGGSRGKSVGVNETVAIGGNRATTIGGVDAAVVGARHSVTVASSAGAANGVTGLDMVDRRISLSTGEATITLEGPNITLEAAAGILLNAGANIALAAGAHVTVNSQINMTLKSGATLVVQAEDGDVVIQGGPIVQINPTERRPSREEDEALPVGVPEGVDLAAQIEDAERRAWFDPDAPDWFRTKLKSGEWDFAEHGEEHRDFASFHLGAVGKAAGLPEGVILRQAGLRKKERGALHPEAGDPGNGLFGGVAPYGVEPRELEMMKKGFAFYDRQSR